One window from the genome of Kaistia defluvii encodes:
- a CDS encoding Bax inhibitor-1/YccA family protein, which translates to MADFDNRVSPFGAARAETGVIDQGLRSHMLQVYNYMAIGLMITGAAALGIFKLAVTSDPSQAVAQMQNGLLLTSLGKTIYTGPLMWVLMLAPVGLVFWLSFGIHKMSTAKAQAVFWGYSALMGVSLSSIFAVYTAQSITQVFFISAATFGAMSLYGYTTKRDLTGMGSFLFMGLIGIIIASIVNIFIGSSALGFAISILGVLIFVGLTAYDTQKIKEMYYVGDDGTVAGRKAIMGALTLYLDFINLFLMMLRLFGDRR; encoded by the coding sequence ATGGCAGATTTCGACAATCGCGTCTCACCGTTTGGCGCAGCGCGTGCCGAAACCGGTGTTATCGATCAGGGCCTGCGCAGCCATATGCTGCAGGTCTACAACTACATGGCGATCGGCCTGATGATCACCGGCGCAGCCGCGCTCGGCATCTTCAAGCTTGCCGTGACCAGCGACCCGTCCCAGGCTGTTGCGCAGATGCAGAACGGCCTTCTGCTGACTAGCCTCGGCAAGACGATCTACACCGGCCCGCTCATGTGGGTGCTGATGCTGGCCCCCGTGGGCCTCGTGTTCTGGCTCTCCTTCGGCATCCACAAGATGTCGACGGCAAAGGCTCAGGCCGTGTTCTGGGGCTATTCGGCCCTGATGGGCGTCTCGCTGTCCTCGATCTTCGCCGTCTACACGGCGCAGTCGATCACGCAGGTGTTCTTCATCAGCGCCGCCACCTTCGGCGCGATGAGCCTGTACGGCTACACCACGAAGCGCGATCTGACCGGAATGGGCTCGTTCCTGTTCATGGGCCTGATCGGCATCATCATCGCTTCGATCGTCAACATTTTCATCGGATCGTCGGCGCTTGGCTTCGCGATCTCGATCCTCGGCGTGCTGATCTTCGTGGGCCTCACCGCCTATGACACGCAGAAGATCAAGGAAATGTACTATGTCGGCGACGATGGCACGGTTGCCGGCCGCAAGGCGATCATGGGCGCGCTGACGCTCTATCTCGACTTCATCAACCTGTTCCTGATGATGCTCCGCCTGTTCGGCGACCGCCGCTAA
- a CDS encoding GNAT family N-acetyltransferase, with product MSPLPDDLYIRPACVNDLKAITGIYSHWVRFGTASFELDPPDEAEMRRRHEVLVDGDHPYLVAEGGGEILGYAYAGPYRPRPGYRFTVEDSIYLEPKAQGLGVGKRLLTELIAAATVAGFRQMVGVIGDSSHQASIRLHAAQGFRLVGIFENVGWKHGRWLDSVLMQRALGDGSDEPPAD from the coding sequence ATGTCTCCCCTCCCCGACGATCTCTACATCCGCCCGGCCTGCGTCAACGATCTGAAAGCGATCACCGGGATCTACTCGCACTGGGTGCGGTTCGGCACGGCGAGCTTCGAACTCGACCCGCCGGACGAAGCGGAGATGCGGCGTCGGCACGAGGTCCTGGTGGATGGCGACCACCCCTATCTGGTGGCGGAAGGCGGCGGGGAAATCCTCGGTTACGCCTATGCGGGGCCCTATCGGCCGCGGCCGGGCTATCGCTTCACGGTCGAGGACTCGATCTATCTGGAGCCCAAGGCGCAGGGGCTCGGCGTCGGCAAGCGGCTGCTGACGGAACTGATCGCGGCGGCCACCGTGGCCGGATTCCGCCAGATGGTCGGCGTGATCGGCGATTCCAGCCACCAGGCCTCGATCCGGCTGCATGCGGCGCAGGGATTCCGGCTGGTCGGCATTTTCGAGAATGTCGGCTGGAAGCATGGCCGCTGGCTGGACAGCGTGCTGATGCAGCGTGCGCTCGGCGACGGCAGTGACGAGCCTCCGGCCGACTGA
- a CDS encoding DUF2794 domain-containing protein produces the protein MSEGEDKAGSGGSATLVSLIPPETAKSVPLIAFNRLELNEILRVYGRMVAAGEWRDYAIDHLRDKAVFSIFRRSSEMPLYKVVKDPELRNRQGAYAVIATGGYIMKRGHDLRQVLAVLDTKLKVVQS, from the coding sequence TTGAGCGAAGGTGAAGACAAGGCGGGATCCGGTGGCAGCGCCACGCTGGTGTCGCTGATCCCACCGGAGACGGCGAAGTCCGTTCCCCTGATTGCTTTCAACCGACTCGAGCTGAACGAGATCCTGCGTGTCTATGGGCGCATGGTGGCGGCCGGCGAGTGGCGCGACTACGCGATCGATCATTTGCGCGACAAGGCGGTGTTCTCGATCTTCCGCCGTTCGTCCGAGATGCCGCTCTACAAGGTCGTCAAGGATCCGGAACTGCGCAACCGCCAGGGCGCATACGCCGTGATCGCCACCGGCGGCTACATCATGAAGCGCGGCCATGATCTGCGACAGGTTCTGGCGGTGCTGGACACTAAGCTCAAGGTCGTCCAGAGCTAG
- the htpG gene encoding molecular chaperone HtpG, giving the protein MSENKPAAETRTFEAEVSRLLHMMVHSVYSNRDVFLRELISNAADACEKLRTLSLSDPKLIEGGDAFQIVIEADKEAPSLVIADNGIGMDRQELIDNLGTIAQSGTRAFLEKAGDGAKGSALIGQFGVGFYSAFMVADKVSVVSRKAGSDEAWRWSSDGKGAYEIEPADLADAPARGTRIVLHLNPDNASYAETDTIERIVTAYSAHVPVPIVLKLADGTEESLADGSALWRKPKSAVTEEEYKEFYGHVGGRFDEPAVTIHYRAEGRTEYSVLLFVPSSRPFDLFEPERQGRVKLYVRRVFITDEAEILPPWLRFVRGVIDSEDLPLNLSREMLQKNPVIEAIGKGVTNRVLADLDKLATDDPERFVKVWEAFGAVLKEGLYEAPDRRDALFKLARFKTTTGGDSWRSLADIVAAFRPNQTAIYYALGDDAATIAASPHLEGFAKRGVEVLILADAVDAFWVRTALGFDGKPFQSVTQGAATLDLIPVLEAEAAKDKTSDEKPASEAALAALTLRLKQALGDKVVEVRGSNRLATSPACLVSPEFGPDRQLEKILASRDGAGGRSAQILELNPSHPLVAGLAAQAAEGGAAAERVDAAAPLLFGLARILDGEAPDEPAAFAKALAGLMEKTVA; this is encoded by the coding sequence GTGTCTGAAAACAAGCCCGCCGCCGAGACCCGCACGTTTGAGGCCGAGGTCTCGCGCCTGCTGCACATGATGGTGCATTCGGTCTATTCCAATCGCGACGTCTTCCTGCGCGAACTCATCTCCAATGCCGCCGACGCCTGCGAGAAGCTGCGTACGCTGTCCCTGTCCGATCCGAAGCTGATCGAGGGCGGCGATGCCTTCCAGATCGTCATCGAGGCCGACAAGGAAGCGCCGAGCCTGGTCATCGCCGACAATGGCATCGGCATGGACCGGCAGGAGCTGATCGACAATCTCGGCACGATCGCCCAGTCCGGCACCCGCGCCTTCCTTGAAAAGGCCGGTGACGGCGCGAAGGGGTCGGCGCTGATCGGCCAGTTCGGCGTCGGCTTCTATTCCGCCTTCATGGTCGCCGACAAGGTTTCCGTCGTCTCACGCAAGGCCGGCTCGGACGAGGCCTGGCGCTGGAGCTCTGACGGCAAGGGCGCCTATGAGATCGAGCCGGCGGATCTCGCCGACGCGCCGGCGCGCGGCACGCGCATCGTGCTGCATCTCAACCCCGACAATGCCAGCTACGCCGAGACCGACACGATCGAGCGCATCGTCACGGCTTACTCCGCCCATGTGCCCGTGCCGATCGTGCTGAAGCTCGCCGACGGCACCGAGGAGTCGCTGGCCGACGGCAGCGCGCTCTGGCGCAAGCCGAAATCGGCCGTGACGGAAGAGGAATACAAGGAATTCTACGGCCATGTCGGCGGCCGCTTCGACGAGCCAGCCGTCACCATCCATTACCGCGCCGAAGGGCGGACGGAATATTCGGTGCTGCTGTTCGTGCCGTCCTCGCGGCCGTTCGACCTGTTCGAGCCCGAGCGGCAGGGCCGGGTGAAGCTCTATGTCCGCCGCGTCTTCATCACCGACGAGGCCGAGATCCTGCCGCCCTGGCTGCGCTTCGTGCGTGGCGTCATCGATTCGGAAGACCTGCCGCTCAACCTGTCGCGCGAGATGCTGCAGAAGAACCCGGTGATCGAGGCAATCGGCAAGGGCGTCACCAATCGCGTCCTGGCCGATCTCGACAAGCTCGCGACTGACGATCCCGAGCGCTTCGTCAAGGTCTGGGAAGCCTTTGGCGCCGTGCTCAAGGAAGGGCTCTACGAGGCCCCCGACCGCCGCGACGCGCTGTTCAAGCTGGCCCGCTTCAAGACGACCACGGGCGGCGACAGCTGGCGCAGCCTGGCGGACATCGTCGCCGCCTTCCGCCCGAACCAGACGGCGATCTACTACGCGCTCGGCGACGACGCGGCGACGATCGCGGCCTCGCCGCATCTCGAAGGCTTCGCCAAGCGTGGCGTCGAGGTACTGATCCTCGCCGACGCAGTCGATGCCTTCTGGGTGCGCACGGCGCTGGGCTTCGACGGCAAGCCGTTCCAGTCGGTGACGCAAGGCGCGGCGACTCTCGACCTGATCCCGGTGCTGGAAGCGGAAGCCGCCAAGGACAAGACGAGCGACGAAAAGCCGGCCTCCGAGGCAGCGCTCGCCGCGCTGACGCTCCGCCTCAAGCAGGCGCTGGGCGACAAGGTGGTGGAGGTGCGCGGATCGAATCGGCTGGCGACGAGCCCCGCCTGCCTGGTGTCGCCCGAATTCGGGCCCGACCGGCAGCTGGAGAAGATCCTGGCCAGCCGCGACGGCGCCGGCGGCCGCTCGGCGCAGATCCTGGAGCTCAATCCCTCCCATCCGCTGGTGGCCGGCCTCGCCGCCCAGGCGGCAGAGGGCGGAGCGGCGGCCGAGCGCGTCGACGCCGCGGCCCCGCTGCTCTTCGGTCTGGCCCGCATCCTCGACGGCGAAGCGCCGGACGAGCCCGCCGCCTTCGCCAAGGCGCTGGCAGGACTGATGGAAAAGACGGTCGCCTGA
- a CDS encoding DUF1223 domain-containing protein: protein MFHPKTSWILAALCLLAVPALAAKAQGPTKVSAVLELFTSQGCASCPPADEMLEDFAKRQDIVALSLPVDYWDYLGWKDTLASHEFTDRQKAYANARGDRQIYTPQMIVNGTSHVVGSDRTAIDAALETKPPLAVPVSMDMVGDAIRVKIGETADSTIPRERKATIWLALYKRQVAVPIRKGENQDRTLSYYNVVTRLRPIAMWRGEPVDVDLPMSEYHQANADGCAILLQAETANGEPGEILGAAFSEKGAEW, encoded by the coding sequence ATGTTCCATCCCAAAACCAGCTGGATCCTGGCGGCCTTGTGCCTGCTGGCGGTCCCGGCGCTTGCGGCTAAGGCCCAGGGGCCCACCAAGGTTTCGGCGGTGCTGGAACTGTTCACCAGCCAGGGATGCGCGTCATGCCCCCCGGCCGACGAGATGCTCGAGGACTTCGCCAAGCGCCAGGACATCGTCGCGCTGTCGCTGCCTGTCGATTACTGGGACTATCTCGGCTGGAAGGACACGCTTGCCAGCCACGAGTTCACCGACCGGCAGAAGGCCTATGCCAATGCCCGCGGCGACCGGCAGATCTATACCCCGCAGATGATCGTCAACGGCACTTCGCACGTGGTCGGCAGCGACCGGACGGCGATCGACGCGGCGCTCGAGACCAAGCCGCCGCTGGCCGTCCCCGTCAGCATGGACATGGTTGGCGACGCCATCCGGGTGAAGATCGGCGAGACCGCCGACAGCACCATCCCGCGCGAGCGCAAGGCTACAATCTGGCTGGCGCTTTACAAGCGGCAGGTCGCGGTGCCGATCCGCAAGGGCGAGAACCAGGACCGCACGCTGAGCTACTACAATGTCGTCACCCGCCTTCGACCGATCGCGATGTGGCGCGGCGAACCCGTCGATGTCGACCTGCCGATGAGCGAGTATCATCAGGCCAATGCCGATGGCTGCGCCATCCTGCTGCAGGCCGAAACCGCGAATGGCGAGCCGGGCGAAATCCTCGGCGCCGCATTTTCGGAAAAAGGCGCGGAGTGGTGA
- the acnA gene encoding aconitate hydratase AcnA: MSNEHPDSFKSRKTLQVGAESYVYFSLKDAEQNGLPGISTLPFSLKVLLENLLRNEDGRTVTKNDILAVKDWLVSRGKDEREIAYRPARVLMQDFTGVPAVVDLAAMRDAMVNLGGDPKRINPLVPVDLVIDHSVIVNFFGNAQAFGKNVEEEYKQNQERYRFLKWGQSAFDNFRVVPPGTGICHQVNLEYLAQTVWTKTENGQTVAYPDTCVGTDSHTTMVNGLGVLGWGVGGIEAEAAMLGQPVSMLIPEVVGFKLTGKLNEGITATDLVLTVTQMLRKKGVVGKFVEFFGPGLDHLSLADRATIGNMAPEYGATCGFFPVDDETIAYLDETGRKPERIALVEAYSKAQGMWREPGLADPVFTDVLELDITTVLPSLAGPKRPQDRVLLSDAKTGFLASLEGEFKKPGEAAKRFAVEGTDYTVGHGDVTIAAITSCTNTSNPSVLIAAGLLARNAVAKGLQSKPWVKTSLAPGSQVVEEYLASADLQKDLDALGFNLVGFGCTTCIGNSGPLPENISAAINQGDLVAAAVLSGNRNFEGRVNPDVKANYLASPPLVVAYALAGSLQIDLTTEPLGTGSDGQPVYLKDIWPSNREIAKFIRENVTKKMFQTKYADVFKGDENWQKISVPQGETYAWDNQSTYVQNPPYFVGMQREPEPVTDILGARVMGLFLDSITTDHISPAGSIKETSPAGSYLRDHQVRPADFNQYGTRRGNHEVMMRGTFANIRIKNQMLGGKEGGFTKHWPDGTEMPIYDAAMKYKAEGVPLVVFAGKEYGTGSSRDWAAKGTKLLGIRAVIAQSFERIHRSNLVGMGIVPLVFEEGTSWQTLGLKGDEIVTIKGIAGDLKPRQMLDAEITFADGSQKVVPLLCRIDTLDELDYFENGGILQYVLRNLVA, translated from the coding sequence GTGAGCAACGAGCATCCCGACAGCTTTAAATCCCGCAAGACTCTTCAGGTCGGCGCGGAAAGCTATGTCTATTTCAGCCTGAAGGACGCGGAGCAGAACGGGCTTCCCGGCATCTCCACGCTGCCCTTTTCGCTGAAGGTTCTGCTCGAGAACCTGCTCCGCAACGAAGACGGCCGCACCGTCACCAAGAACGACATCCTCGCCGTCAAGGACTGGCTGGTGTCGCGCGGCAAGGACGAGCGCGAGATCGCCTATCGTCCGGCCCGTGTGCTGATGCAGGACTTTACCGGCGTTCCGGCCGTGGTCGACCTCGCCGCCATGCGCGACGCGATGGTCAATCTCGGCGGCGACCCGAAGCGCATCAACCCGCTGGTCCCGGTCGATCTGGTCATCGACCACTCGGTCATCGTCAACTTCTTCGGCAATGCCCAGGCGTTCGGCAAGAATGTCGAAGAGGAATACAAGCAGAACCAGGAGCGCTACCGCTTCCTGAAGTGGGGCCAGTCGGCCTTCGACAATTTCCGCGTCGTGCCCCCGGGCACCGGCATCTGCCACCAGGTCAATCTCGAATATCTGGCCCAGACCGTCTGGACCAAGACCGAGAACGGCCAGACCGTCGCCTATCCCGACACCTGCGTCGGCACCGACAGCCACACCACCATGGTGAACGGCCTCGGCGTGCTCGGCTGGGGCGTTGGCGGCATCGAGGCGGAAGCGGCCATGCTCGGCCAGCCGGTCTCCATGCTGATCCCGGAAGTCGTCGGCTTCAAGCTGACCGGCAAGCTGAACGAGGGCATCACCGCCACCGATCTCGTGCTGACCGTGACGCAGATGCTGCGCAAGAAGGGCGTCGTCGGCAAGTTCGTCGAGTTCTTCGGCCCCGGCCTGGATCACCTGTCCCTCGCCGACCGCGCCACCATCGGCAACATGGCGCCGGAATACGGCGCCACCTGCGGCTTCTTCCCGGTCGATGACGAGACGATCGCCTATCTCGACGAGACCGGCCGCAAGCCCGAGCGCATCGCGCTGGTCGAGGCCTATTCGAAGGCGCAGGGCATGTGGCGCGAGCCCGGCCTGGCCGATCCTGTCTTCACCGACGTGCTCGAACTCGACATCACCACCGTGCTGCCGTCGCTGGCCGGTCCGAAGCGCCCGCAGGACCGCGTGCTGCTCTCCGACGCCAAGACGGGCTTCCTGGCCTCGCTTGAAGGCGAGTTCAAGAAGCCGGGCGAAGCGGCCAAGCGCTTCGCCGTCGAGGGCACCGACTACACGGTCGGCCATGGCGACGTGACCATCGCCGCCATCACCTCCTGCACCAACACCTCGAATCCGAGCGTGCTGATCGCCGCCGGCCTGCTCGCCCGCAACGCGGTCGCCAAGGGCCTCCAGTCGAAGCCGTGGGTGAAGACCTCGCTCGCGCCGGGATCGCAGGTCGTGGAGGAATATCTCGCCTCCGCCGACCTTCAGAAGGACCTCGACGCGCTCGGCTTCAACCTGGTCGGTTTCGGCTGCACCACCTGCATCGGCAATTCGGGTCCGCTGCCGGAAAACATCTCGGCCGCCATCAACCAGGGCGACCTGGTCGCCGCCGCCGTGCTGTCGGGCAACCGCAACTTCGAAGGCCGCGTCAATCCGGACGTCAAGGCGAACTATCTCGCCTCGCCGCCGCTGGTCGTCGCCTACGCGCTGGCCGGTTCGCTGCAGATCGACCTGACAACCGAGCCGCTCGGCACGGGGTCGGACGGTCAGCCCGTCTATCTCAAGGACATCTGGCCCTCGAACCGCGAGATCGCCAAGTTCATCCGCGAGAACGTCACCAAGAAGATGTTCCAGACCAAGTATGCGGACGTCTTCAAGGGCGACGAGAACTGGCAGAAGATCTCGGTGCCGCAGGGCGAGACCTACGCCTGGGACAACCAGTCGACCTATGTGCAGAACCCGCCCTATTTCGTTGGCATGCAGCGCGAGCCCGAGCCGGTCACGGACATCCTCGGCGCCCGCGTCATGGGCCTGTTCCTCGATTCGATCACGACCGACCACATCTCGCCGGCCGGCTCGATCAAGGAAACCAGCCCGGCCGGATCCTACCTGCGCGACCATCAGGTCCGCCCAGCGGACTTCAACCAGTACGGCACGCGTCGCGGCAATCATGAAGTCATGATGCGCGGCACCTTCGCCAACATCCGCATCAAGAACCAGATGCTGGGCGGCAAGGAAGGCGGCTTCACCAAGCATTGGCCGGACGGCACCGAAATGCCGATCTACGATGCGGCGATGAAGTACAAGGCCGAGGGCGTTCCGCTGGTGGTGTTCGCCGGCAAGGAATATGGCACCGGCTCGTCGCGCGACTGGGCGGCCAAGGGCACCAAGCTGCTCGGCATCCGCGCCGTCATCGCCCAGTCCTTCGAGCGCATCCATCGCTCGAACCTGGTCGGCATGGGCATCGTGCCGCTGGTGTTCGAGGAAGGCACGTCGTGGCAGACGCTCGGCCTCAAGGGCGACGAGATCGTGACGATCAAGGGCATTGCCGGCGACCTGAAGCCGCGCCAGATGCTGGACGCGGAGATCACCTTCGCCGATGGCAGCCAGAAGGTCGTGCCGCTGCTTTGCCGAATCGATACGCTCGACGAACTCGACTACTTCGAGAATGGCGGCATCCTGCAATACGTGCTGCGGAACTTGGTCGCCTGA
- the ccmA gene encoding heme ABC exporter ATP-binding protein CcmA, with protein MNRRQTRLSADTIAVSRGGRTIFEQVSFTLGAGEMLAVTGANGSGKSTLLRAVASLLPLAAGTIRFEDPAREDAPIAESVHYFGHLDGLKPSLSVRDNLALWAKFAGRAGLPAIEALEQVELDHLDDLPAGYLSAGQKRRASLARLLVVQRPIWLLDEPTSALDSRSEAIFGGLLAEHLAEGGLALAATHRPLPVESHATLALGAA; from the coding sequence ATGAATCGTCGACAAACCCGCCTGTCGGCCGATACGATTGCCGTAAGCCGCGGCGGCCGCACCATTTTCGAGCAGGTTTCGTTCACGCTCGGCGCCGGCGAGATGCTGGCGGTCACCGGCGCCAATGGATCCGGCAAGTCGACCCTGTTGCGCGCCGTGGCCTCCCTGCTGCCGCTGGCCGCGGGCACGATCCGCTTCGAGGATCCCGCCAGGGAAGACGCGCCGATCGCGGAAAGCGTCCATTATTTCGGCCATCTGGACGGTTTGAAGCCGAGCCTCAGCGTGCGTGACAACCTGGCGCTGTGGGCGAAGTTTGCCGGCCGCGCCGGGCTGCCGGCGATCGAAGCGCTCGAACAGGTGGAGCTCGATCACCTCGACGACCTGCCGGCTGGCTATCTCTCCGCCGGGCAGAAGCGGCGCGCCAGCCTCGCCCGCCTGCTGGTCGTGCAGCGCCCGATTTGGCTGCTCGACGAGCCGACCTCGGCGCTCGACAGCCGCTCGGAGGCGATCTTCGGTGGCTTGCTAGCGGAGCATCTGGCCGAAGGCGGACTCGCTCTTGCCGCGACACATCGTCCGCTGCCCGTCGAAAGCCACGCGACGCTCGCGCTCGGTGCCGCATGA
- the ccmB gene encoding heme exporter protein CcmB, producing the protein MTGFFFALIGRTVRLSLGAGGGAFVGLIFFLSVVAVVPFGVGPDMRLLARIGPAMLWIAALLATLLGLDRLFQDDRDDGSLDQFMLSGLPLELVVLAKAIGHWLATGLPLVLGAPVFGLILGMDAQAIGLVTLTLLIGTPALIFIGTIGAALITALRRGGLLVAILVLPFTIPVLIFGVSTITAATTTGMPVLNPMLVLMALTMASAVIGPVAGAAALRAGMD; encoded by the coding sequence ATGACCGGCTTTTTTTTCGCACTGATCGGACGGACGGTGCGGCTGTCGCTGGGCGCCGGCGGCGGCGCCTTTGTCGGGCTGATCTTCTTCCTGTCGGTGGTCGCCGTGGTGCCCTTCGGAGTCGGGCCGGACATGCGGCTGCTCGCCCGGATCGGGCCGGCCATGCTCTGGATCGCGGCGCTGCTCGCCACCCTGCTTGGCCTCGACCGGCTGTTTCAGGACGACCGCGACGACGGCAGCCTCGACCAGTTCATGCTTTCCGGCCTGCCGCTGGAGCTGGTCGTGCTGGCCAAGGCGATCGGCCACTGGCTGGCGACCGGCCTGCCGCTCGTCCTGGGCGCGCCGGTGTTCGGTCTCATTCTCGGCATGGACGCGCAGGCGATCGGGCTGGTGACGCTGACGCTTCTGATCGGCACGCCGGCGCTGATCTTCATCGGCACGATCGGCGCGGCGCTGATCACGGCGCTCCGCCGCGGCGGCTTGCTGGTCGCGATCCTGGTGCTGCCCTTCACGATCCCCGTGCTGATCTTCGGCGTCAGCACGATCACGGCGGCCACCACCACCGGCATGCCGGTCCTGAACCCGATGCTGGTCCTCATGGCCCTGACCATGGCGAGCGCCGTGATCGGCCCGGTCGCCGGCGCGGCGGCGCTTCGGGCGGGGATGGACTGA
- the purH gene encoding bifunctional phosphoribosylaminoimidazolecarboxamide formyltransferase/IMP cyclohydrolase, translating into MAVPPSKVALPELVPMKRALFSVSDSTGLLDFARALHERGVALVATGSTCKALIDAGLPATNVADVIGFPEILGGRVKTLHPKIHGGLLGIRNDPQHAAEMEEHGIEGFDLVAVNLYPFEKTIASTEDYATAVENIDIGGPAMTRAAAKNHGFVSIVVDPADYASVLEALDANGGATPLAFRKRLAAKAFARTAAYDAAVSNWFARVLEESAPAWRSFGGSLREIMRYGENPHQQAAFYTTGEVRPGVSTAKQLQGKQLSYNNINDTDAAFELVAEFDPAETAAVAIIKHANPCGVATGATLAEAYDKALRCDPVSAFGGIVALNRTLDADAAKKIVEIFTEVIIAPDATDEAIAIVAAKKNLRLLVTGGLPDAAAKGLTVKTVAGGLLVQDRDAGRVQKADLKVVTKRVPTEAELDDLLFAFRVAKHVKSNAIVYVKDGATVGVGAGQMSRVDSSTIAAKKAADAARTAGLPETLAKGSVVASDAFFPFADGLLAAAEAGATAIIQPGGSMRDDEVIAAADEAGLAMVFTGMRHFRH; encoded by the coding sequence ATGGCCGTACCGCCGTCAAAGGTCGCCCTTCCCGAACTCGTTCCGATGAAGCGCGCGCTCTTTTCGGTGTCGGACTCCACCGGCCTGCTCGACTTCGCCCGTGCGCTGCATGAGCGCGGCGTCGCCCTGGTCGCCACGGGTTCGACCTGCAAGGCGCTGATCGACGCCGGGCTGCCGGCCACCAATGTCGCCGATGTCATTGGTTTCCCCGAGATCCTCGGCGGCCGGGTCAAGACGCTGCATCCGAAGATCCATGGCGGCCTGCTCGGCATCCGCAACGATCCGCAGCACGCGGCCGAGATGGAAGAGCATGGCATCGAGGGCTTCGACCTCGTCGCCGTCAACCTCTACCCGTTCGAGAAGACCATCGCTTCGACCGAGGATTATGCCACCGCCGTCGAGAACATCGACATTGGCGGCCCGGCGATGACCCGCGCCGCCGCTAAGAACCACGGCTTCGTCTCGATCGTCGTCGACCCGGCCGACTATGCCTCGGTGCTGGAAGCGCTCGACGCGAATGGCGGCGCGACGCCGCTCGCCTTCCGCAAGCGCCTGGCCGCCAAGGCCTTTGCCCGCACGGCCGCCTATGACGCGGCGGTGTCGAACTGGTTCGCCCGCGTGCTTGAAGAGTCGGCGCCGGCCTGGCGCTCGTTCGGCGGGTCCTTGCGCGAAATCATGCGCTATGGCGAGAACCCGCACCAGCAGGCTGCCTTCTACACGACCGGCGAGGTTCGCCCCGGCGTCTCCACGGCGAAACAGCTGCAGGGCAAGCAGCTCTCCTACAACAACATCAACGACACGGACGCCGCCTTCGAACTGGTGGCCGAGTTCGACCCGGCCGAGACGGCGGCCGTCGCGATCATCAAGCACGCCAATCCCTGCGGTGTCGCGACCGGCGCGACCCTGGCCGAAGCCTATGACAAGGCGCTGCGCTGCGACCCGGTCTCGGCTTTTGGCGGCATCGTCGCGCTGAACCGGACGTTGGACGCGGATGCCGCGAAGAAGATCGTCGAGATCTTCACCGAGGTGATCATTGCCCCGGATGCCACTGACGAAGCCATCGCCATCGTCGCGGCCAAGAAGAACCTGCGCCTGCTGGTCACTGGCGGCCTGCCGGATGCGGCTGCCAAGGGCCTGACGGTCAAGACGGTGGCGGGCGGCCTGCTGGTGCAGGATCGTGACGCGGGACGCGTGCAGAAGGCGGATCTGAAGGTCGTCACCAAGCGGGTGCCGACCGAGGCCGAGCTCGACGACCTGCTCTTCGCCTTCCGCGTCGCCAAGCACGTCAAGTCGAACGCCATCGTCTATGTGAAGGATGGCGCCACGGTCGGCGTCGGCGCGGGGCAGATGAGCCGCGTGGACAGCTCGACCATCGCCGCCAAGAAGGCGGCCGATGCCGCCCGCACGGCCGGTCTGCCGGAGACGCTGGCCAAGGGGTCGGTCGTCGCCTCCGACGCGTTCTTCCCGTTCGCCGACGGCCTTCTGGCCGCGGCCGAAGCGGGCGCGACCGCGATCATCCAGCCCGGCGGTTCGATGCGCGACGACGAGGTGATCGCCGCCGCCGACGAGGCCGGCCTTGCCATGGTCTTCACCGGCATGCGCCACTTCCGCCACTGA